In Bacillota bacterium, a single genomic region encodes these proteins:
- the ccsB gene encoding c-type cytochrome biogenesis protein CcsB → MQSLENDFFIVALIGYFLAMVIFVSYARSQSARTAKLGLAFAGGGAVAELLGLTVRSLQSGHWPFANTYEFTLLMGLGIAAATLIAGTRFHMPGIGIFAAPLIVSLTACAFYIRKAAEPLTPALQSYWLQFHVITATLAYGAFGLAFAMAVMYLVKDRPGNRVQGLQCLIPEPGRLDRLMYGTIVFGFAFQTLVLITGAVWAEEAWGAWWRWDPKETWALITWLVYALYLHGRSRGSWRGRRAAWLSILGFAAVLFTFFGVTYLLSGPHTKYK, encoded by the coding sequence TTGCAGTCTCTTGAAAATGACTTTTTCATCGTCGCCTTGATCGGTTATTTCCTTGCCATGGTGATTTTTGTATCATATGCCCGGTCTCAAAGCGCGCGCACGGCTAAACTCGGATTAGCTTTTGCGGGCGGCGGCGCCGTTGCGGAACTGCTTGGACTAACCGTCCGAAGCTTACAGTCGGGCCACTGGCCTTTCGCCAATACCTACGAATTCACGCTGTTGATGGGTCTTGGCATCGCCGCCGCAACGCTTATAGCCGGTACCCGCTTCCATATGCCCGGTATAGGTATCTTCGCCGCACCGTTAATCGTAAGTCTGACGGCCTGCGCCTTTTATATAAGAAAGGCTGCTGAACCCCTGACGCCCGCGCTCCAGAGCTACTGGCTCCAGTTCCACGTAATAACCGCCACCCTGGCTTACGGCGCATTCGGCCTGGCGTTCGCCATGGCTGTGATGTACCTTGTGAAAGACCGGCCCGGGAACCGGGTGCAGGGGCTGCAATGCCTTATTCCGGAGCCCGGCCGTCTCGACCGTTTGATGTACGGAACCATCGTCTTCGGTTTCGCATTTCAAACGCTGGTGCTCATCACCGGGGCGGTGTGGGCGGAGGAGGCCTGGGGCGCCTGGTGGCGGTGGGACCCCAAGGAAACCTGGGCGCTGATAACCTGGCTGGTTTACGCCTTGTACCTCCACGGACGGTCTCGGGGTTCCTGGCGCGGCAGGCGTGCCGCCTGGCTTTCAATACTGGGAT